The Plasmodium yoelii strain 17X genome assembly, chromosome: 8 genome includes a region encoding these proteins:
- a CDS encoding parasitophorous vacuolar protein 5, putative, whose product MKFFNILAIVLSLSFIGASNDNKGPATDPTPDNPNNDGNVHILTKDIDLKQLQGTYYEIATNASDKIFPGLLCRCTKYDFSGLRRDGNSAYILVNFACDRNFIFGEKKSEMLFKLILNKPVDENTTVVDEFNSSIYVVQGNQQILLNSNLNIIYAEMNEQNEYEHLIIAGTKSIEPMIILSKYRTILLETYNKLLNALYVAGYDPSLLNWPFILQTDQTFCD is encoded by the exons atgaaattttttaatattctcGCAATTGTTTTATCTTTATCTTTCATTGGCGCCTCAAACGATAACAAAGGCCCCGCCACAGACCCTACTCCCGATAACCCAAACAAT GATGGAAATGTCCACATTTTAACAAAAGACATCGACTTAAAACAATTACAAGGAACCTACTACGAAATTGCAACAAATGCATCTGATAAAATATTCCCAGGATTATTATGTAGATGTACTAAATATGATTTTTCCGGTTTAAGAAGAGATGGAAACTCAGCATACATATTAGTTAACTTTGCATGTGATAGaaactttatttttggagaaaaaaaatcagaaatgttatttaaattaattttaaataaaccTGTTGATGAAAATACTACTGTTGTTGATGAGTTCAATTCAAGTATATATGTTGTCCAAGGAAATCagcaaatattattaaatagtaatttaaatattatatatgctgAAAtgaatgaacaaaatgaatatgaaCATTTAATTATTGCAGGAACTAAATCAATTGAACCCATGATTATTTTATCTAAATATAGAACCATACTTTTAgaaacatataataaattattaaatgctCTTTATGTTGCTGGTTATGACCCATCTCTTTTGAACTGGCCATTTATTCTTCAAACTGATCAAACATTTTGTGATTAA
- a CDS encoding protein kinase, putative, protein MNKISKHDLLLKYKDKDDFIFNQLLNIVEYPFNEIFEYADGNIYIGETENEKRHGYGFYIYADIKAIYQGQWTKNLKNGYGILYNKNDVIYSGEWLNNISHGFGCSYKKKKIYFGCYKYGLMNGVGIVKKNKSLNLCLFKSNEKKVGIKISKNMEINICLYKDNKIYFKNELAKYFPYYKDNNISQNIQTEIFYKILNIDKSAIDNEILYNEDCKKNKATSLICEEDITKLARNRNDNFNLKHFLEIKSKKFKNLKKDDCNVNKSNSFCTPYYNYCYSLPNQKINQKINQKINQKINNYSNSLYENPLINSNNTNPSKFPNKFYRNSVPTTDYINKSENDVLPFEFDRFDRFDKFDDKIDKPNTLGEVGMEYEKNKRVKKKKKKNSYLKRVKDKILNNENYLFHELDSNSSNYFSENMTRNPDNCSDSEKLKKKKKIIAKLIIKKKEGMACLLASSNLNNGKMSIPKKKKNNNKIKYTLFVNKYIMKYFCRENRDILNDKINELNYYNGFKTGSVQSIDKLEGGYFISRSSETTECIDKQIMGKLEKHKIKKENELLKYIYLLKYLKEINKKNKIECIYQWKIEHVSILLYLFELDEYIPSFISNNIEGFHFFIINRKILNKLGIYKNEHIYFFMNFINIFNNIHNIYLQIFLRWEQINKSLLSLKYNLIRNKDLIILKKIKKSKNLYLGYYGNCFVSLYTIKSINFMSNLKIKEKEKKNIKIGKILSSEKIKNKKKDNDIIQSYIEKHGKVTCIQENVEMERKENIGKSKNDDRQYIQNNRGSFIGTNLFSNAQNLLFDNGAKENIFQTFENIKNNLLNYNNMKNLNMPQNNMNNLNMPQNNTKDNSDQSYRKFELFYDEKEKEQIEEEKNEVNITKNVFLKNVENHDNNCKCFKMICECKNVHKYMKQISKRICFIKEHFIMSNVRHPNIVEYIGNIVTWKKNKNNKKIREHFGLVFEHIKGKRLYDILYNKNNKKNIRENARENARENARENVRENVRENVRENARENARENVRENEKKYAHKNDSKDNLYDGYTKWELNNKFILKVLYKICVTLHYLHEKNIYHGNINSKNLFITKNGNVKIWNFKNAHIQNYYDYKADIQNRPECSEKKNNIYYNLKANNFIPFPYITYINYTKQNTKYIDEITSTPFFLYTNIFNLKLMNNHINVYTAPEVLRGEEYTNKSDIYSFGILMYELIFETLPFKNKYDNNNYFNFFLSILISTCHFQNYIYFDMNQLISKINNDSNNDNNKINDDNNNNNLMSHIFINITILIKSCLNPDPSNRPTSKYLYDYFKNILDILKIMKKCTQEILYI, encoded by the exons ATGAACAAAATTAGTAAACACGATTTACTTTTGAAATATAAAGATAAGgatgattttatttttaaccaACTGTTGAATATTGTGGAATACCCGTTTAATGAAAta TTTGAATATGCAGatggaaatatttatattggaGAAactgaaaatgaaaaaagacATGGCTATGgcttttatatatatgcggATATTAAGGCAATATATCAGGG ACAATGGACgaagaatttaaaaaatgggtatggaattttatataacaaaaatGACGTGATTTATTCAG GCGAATGGCTGAATAACATTTCACATGGTTTTGGATGTAgttataaaaagaaaaaaatatattttggttGTTATAAATATGGTTTAATGAACGGTGTAGGAATagtaaagaaaaataaaagtttaaATTTATGCTTATTCAAgtcaaatgaaaaaaaagtagGAATTAAAATTTCcaaaaatatggaaataaatatatgtctgtataaagataataaaatatattttaagaatgAATTAGCCAAATATTTTCCTTATTATAAAGACAATAATATATCTCAAAATATTCAAActgaaattttttataaaatattaaatatagataagTCAGCAATTGacaatgaaatattatataatgaagattgtaaaaaaaataaagctaCATCATTAATATGCGAAGAAGATATAACTAAATTAGCTAGAAATAgaaatgataattttaatttaaagcattttttagaaattaaatcaaaaaaattcaaaaatcTAAAAAAAGATGATTGTAATGTTAATAAATCAAATAGCTTTTGCACAccttattataattattgttACTCTCTAccaaatcaaaaaataaatcaaaaaattaatcaaaaaattaatcaaaaaattaataattattctAATTCACTTTACGAGAATCCTTtaataaatagtaacaataCAAACCCTTCCAAGTTTccaaacaaattttataggAATTCTGTACCTACAActgattatataaataaaagcgAAAATGATGTGTTGCCATTCGAATTTGACAGATTTGACAGATTTGACAAATTTGATGATAAGATTGACAAGCCAAATACATTGGGGGAAGTAGGAAtggaatatgaaaaaaataagagagtaaaaaaaaaaaaaaaaaaaaattcctaTTTAAAACGTGTAAAagacaaaatattaaataatgagaattatttatttcatgaATTGGACTCAAATAgttcaaattatttttctgAAAATATGACAAGAAATCCTGATAACTGTTCAGATAGcgaaaagttaaaaaaaaaaaaaaaaataattgcaaaactgataataaaaaaaaaggaggGTATGGCTTGTCTTTTGGCTAGCTCAAATTTGAATAATGGTAAAATGAGcataccaaaaaaaaaaaaaaataataataaaataaaatacacgttatttgttaataaatatattatgaagtATTTTTGTAGAGAAAATAGAGACatattaaatgataaaataaatgaattaaattattataacggTTTTAAAACGGGTAGTGTGCAAAGTATCGATAAGTTAGAGGGGGGTTATTTTATATCTCGTAGTAGTGAAACAACTGAATGTATAGATAAACAAATTATGGGAAAATTggaaaaacataaaataaaaaaagaaaatgaattattaaaatacatttatttattaaaatatttaaaagaaataaacaaaaaaaacaaaatcgAATGCATTTATCAATGGAAAATAGAACATGTTTCTATTTTGTTATACCTTTTCGAATTAGATGAATATATTCCATCATTTATTTCTAACAATATTGAAGGgttccatttttttattattaatagaaaaatattaaataaattaggaatttataaaaatgaacatatatatttttttatgaattttattaacatatttaataatatacataatatatatttacaaattTTTCTAAGATGggaacaaataaataaaagtttATTATCcttgaaatataatttaataagaAACAAagatttaattattttaaaaaaaataaaaaaatctaAAAACTTATATTTGGGTTATTATGGAAATTGTTTTGTATCCTTATATACTATCAAAAGTATAAATTTTATGtctaatttgaaaataaaagagaaagaaaaaaaaaatataaaaatcggaaaaatattaagtagcgaaaaaataaaaaataaaaaaaaggataATGATATTATTCAGTCTTATATTGAGAAACATGGTAAAGTTACATGTATTCAAGAAAATGTTGAAATGgaaagaaaagaaaatataggtaaaagtaaaaatgatgatagacaatatattcaaaataataGAGGTTCTTTTATAGGAACCAATTTATTTAGCAATGCACAAAATTTGTTATTTGACAATGGGgcaaaagaaaatattttccaaacatttgaaaatataaaaaacaatttattaaattataataatatgaaaaatttaaatatgcctcaaaataatatgaacaatttaaatatgcctcaaaataatacaaaagatAATTCTGATCAAAGCTATAGAAAATTTGAATTATTCTatgatgaaaaagaaaaagaacaaattgaagaagaaaaaaacgaggtaaatataacaaaaaacgtttttttaaagaatgtTGAAAATCATGATAACAATTgtaaatgttttaaaatgATTTGCGAATGTAAAAATgtgcataaatatatgaaacaAATAAGTAAAagaatatgttttataaaagaacattttattatgtcTAATGTAAGACATCCAAATATTGTGGAATACATTGGTAATATAGTTacttggaaaaaaaataaaaacaataaaaaaatacgaGAACATTTTGGCTTGGTTTTTGAACATATAAAGGGAAAACGTTTAtatgatattttatataataaaaataacaaaaaaaatatcagaGAAAATGCTAGAGAAAATGCTAGAGAAAATGCTAGAGAAAATGTTAGAGAAAATGTTAGAGAAAATGTTAGAGAAAATGCTAGAGAAAATGCTAGAGAAAATGTTagagaaaatgaaaaaaaatatgcacataAAAATGACAGTAAAGATAATTTATATGATGGATATACAAAATGGGAATTAaacaataaatttattttaaaagtgTTATACAAAATATGTGTTACCCTACATTACTtacatgaaaaaaatatatatcatggaaatataaacagcaaaaatttgtttataacaaaaaatggaaatgtaaaaatatggaattttaaaaatgcacacattcaaaattattatgattataAAGCTGATATTCAAAATCGACCTGAAtgttcagaaaaaaaaaataacatttattacaatttgaaagcaaataattttataccatttccatatattacatatattaattatacaaaacaaaacacaaaatatattgatgAAATAACATCAacaccattttttttatatacaaacatatttaatttgaaACTTATGAATAAtcatataaatgtatatacagCACCAGAAGTATTAAGAGGTGAagaatatacaaataaaagtgatatatattcatttggTATATTAATGTATGAACTTATATTTGAAACATTACCATTTaagaataaatatgataataataactaCTTTAACTTTTTTCTTTCTATTTTAATATCTACATgtcattttcaaaattatatttacttTGATATGAATCAATTAATTagcaaaattaataatgatagtaataatgataataacaaaattaatgatgataataataataacaatttaatgtctcatatttttataaatattacgATTCTTATAAAATCTTGTCTAAACCCAGACCCATCAAATAGGCCTAcctcaaaatatttatatgactATTTTAAGAATATACTtgacattttaaaaattatgaaaaaatgtactCAAGAAATTCTCTACATATAA